A window of the Podarcis raffonei isolate rPodRaf1 chromosome 4, rPodRaf1.pri, whole genome shotgun sequence genome harbors these coding sequences:
- the SOWAHC gene encoding ankyrin repeat domain-containing protein SOWAHC has translation MAAAEPSQDAVLQFLSERGGRARNADLLDHFRGYLNSPDQQRRSRARERFKEMVNAVATVRQEPGSGAKYVQLRKKYRVAVAAAEPAEETGGPRLPPEPGGEGEAARREAGEPQEEEEEKSLPVAVEEPRQLEAPDAAEAPQATPGGGGGGGQEGREEQEDNRSQHGEPEPGSGEIPPEDDSAAAASGVAPAAAPATTPRCARKNFRERMLGSSPQLKRGGGAATRGSRSTAGGGDSDSASLASSSAEDEGGGSSSGGSVALDPLEHAWMLCASDGRWESLESLLSCEPSLLCKRDFITGFTCVHWAAKHGRHELLALLVNFAQRHRLPVDVNARTSGGYTALHLAAMHGHLEVVKLLVGAYDADVDVRDYSGRKAAHYLSRSTADEVRSLVGALQDEADGGATNGSGRWRLSKVLPANLISYKLSHHLLPHHGDDGEAGDGAGAPGKGKELSRKTSGSGRIKLNKIRFRTQIIHTTPSFRGDAEEEGQEERSLKASFKLRPKSNVFG, from the coding sequence ATGGCCGCGGCGGAGCCGAGCCAGGACGCCGTGCTTCAGTTCCTATCGGAGCGGGGAGGTCGCGCTCGCAACGCCGACCTGTTGGACCACTTCCGAGGCTACCTCAACTCCCCCGACCAGCAGCGCCGCTCGCGCGCCAGGGAGCGCTTCAAGGAGATGGTCAACGCCGTGGCCACCGTCAGGCAAGAGCCCGGCTCCGGGGCCAAGTACGTGCAGCTGAGGAAAAAGTACCGGGTGGCCGTCGCGGCCGCAGAGCCGGCTGAGGAAACCGGGGGGCCCCGGCTGCCCCCTGAGCCTGGCGGAGAGGGCGAAGCTGCCCGGCGAGAAGCGGGGGagccccaggaggaggaggaggaaaagagcctCCCTGTCGCTGTGGAGGAACCTCGGCAGCTTGAGGCGCCCGATGCCGCTGAGGCGCCTCAGGCGACccctggaggaggaggcggcggcggccaggagggaagagaggagcaggaggacaacCGCTCTCAGCATGGGGAGCCAGAGCCGGGCAGCGGCGAGATCCCGCCTGAGGACgactccgccgccgccgcctcagggGTGGCCCCCGCGGCGGCCCCCGCCACCACCCCGCGTTGCGCGCGCAAGAACTTCCGCGAGCGGATGCTGGGCAGCTCCCCTCAGCTGAAGCGCGGCGGCGGTGCCGCCACTCGCGGGAGCCGCTCCACCGCCGGCGGGGGGGACTCGGACAGCGCCTCGCTGGCGTCGTCTTCTGCAGAGGAcgagggcggcggcagcagctcgGGCGGCTCGGTGGCCCTGGACCCCCTGGAGCACGCGTGGATGCTGTGCGCTTCGGACGGCCGCTGGGAGAGCCTGGAAAGCCTGCTGAGCTGCGAGCCGTCGCTGCTGTGCAAGCGGGACTTCATCACGGGCTTCACGTGCGTGCACTGGGCCGCCAAGCACGGGCGCCACGAGCTGCTGGCGCTGCTGGTCAACTTCGCGCAGAGGCACCGGCTGCCCGTGGACGTGAACGCGCGCACCAGCGGGGGCTACACGGCGCTGCACCTGGCCGCCATGCACGGGCACCTGGAGGTGGTCAAGCTGCTGGTGGGCGCCTACGACGCCGACGTGGACGTGCGCGACTACAGCGGGCGCAAGGCCGCGCACTACCTGAGCCGCAGCACCGCCGACGAGGTGCGCAGCCTGGTGGGGGCCCTGCAGGACGAGGCCGACGGCGGGGCCACCAACGGCAGCGGGCGCTGGAGGCTCTCCAAAGTGCTACCGGCCAACCTCATCTCCTATAAGCTCTCCCACCACCTCCTGCCCCACCACGGGGACGATGGGGAGGCGGGAGACGGGGCTGGAGCGCCCGGCAAGGGCAAAGAACTGAGCAGGAAAACCTCGGGCAGCGGGAGGATAAAACTCAACAAAATCCGCTTCCGGACCCAGATCATCCACACCACTCCTTCTTTCCGTGGGGATGCAGAGGAGGAAGGTCAAGAAGAAAGGTCCCTGAAAGCCTCTTTCAAGCTCAGACCTAAGTCCAATGTGTTCGGGTAG